CAGCTCGTGCTGGCGGGCGGCGGCGGCCGCCCGGACCGTCGGTTCGAGACCGGGCAGCACCAGCTCGACCACGGACTCGGCCGGACTGCCGTGCGCGACGGCGAGCACCCGCTGCGCGTCGACGCCGTACTCGGCCGACCAGGTCGTCCAGGCGCGCTCGACGGCGGCGTCGGAGTCGACCAGAGTGCCGTCCATGTCGAACAGCACCGCGTGGATGTCCCGTGGATTCACAACCGCCTCCATTAAGCTCGTTGTCCGAGGATAACCTGGAGCTGATGGTGAACAGAAGAGGACGCTGGCAGACCGCTGCCGAGGTGCTGGGCCTGCTGAGCCGCCAGCCGGGCATCACTCGGGCAGCTGTGGCGCGGGCGCTGCAGCTCAGCACCGGTTCGGCCACCGAGGTCACCGCTCGGCTGCGGGACCTTCAGCTACTCAGCGAGTCCCCGGCCCCGATCCAGGGCCGCGGCCGGCCCACCACAGTGCTTGCGGCGCATCCGCTCGGGCCGGTCGTGCTGGCGCTGGAACTCCGGCAGGGCGGTTGGCGCAGCGGTGTGGTGTCGCTGGACGGCTCACTCGAGCAGCTGCCCGGCCACCGGCACCGGGGTCATCGTCCGGCTTCCGTACTGGCTGCGCTCCGTGAGGTGGTCGTTGGAGCAGCTGCGGAGTACGGCGACCGCCTGCAGGCCGTCGCGCTCGCCGTACCGGGCACTGTGCGTGGGCTGGAGCTGCTGCAGGCGTCGACGTTGTCCTGGAACGACGTGGACCTCTCGCCGGTCGTCGAGGGCACCGGGCTGTTCCTGGTCGCGGGCAACGACGCCACGCTCGCCGGAGTGGCCGAGGCTCGGACCGGTGCGGCTGCTGGAGCCGGTACGGCGCTGCACTTGATCGTCGAGGTCGGTATCGGTGGGACGCTGCTGCTGGACGGCGTACCGGTTGGTGGGGCGAGTGGTACGGCCGGCGAGTACGGGCACACGCCGTACGGCGATCGCAGTGTGCGCTGCCCCTGCGGTGCGCGGGGCTGCTGGGACCTGGAGATCGACGGACGCGCGCTCGCCCGGCACTTGGGTGAGCCGGTGCCGGAGGATCCGTACAGCTACGCCGACGACCTGCTCCGCCGGCACCCTGCCCACGCCGAGGCTGCCATCGCGAAGGTCGCCGAAGCACTCGGCGCCGGTCTGGCCGGGCTCGTCAACGCCCACGACCCCGCCGTCATC
The Kribbella italica DNA segment above includes these coding regions:
- a CDS encoding ROK family transcriptional regulator, which gives rise to MSEDNLELMVNRRGRWQTAAEVLGLLSRQPGITRAAVARALQLSTGSATEVTARLRDLQLLSESPAPIQGRGRPTTVLAAHPLGPVVLALELRQGGWRSGVVSLDGSLEQLPGHRHRGHRPASVLAALREVVVGAAAEYGDRLQAVALAVPGTVRGLELLQASTLSWNDVDLSPVVEGTGLFLVAGNDATLAGVAEARTGAAAGAGTALHLIVEVGIGGTLLLDGVPVGGASGTAGEYGHTPYGDRSVRCPCGARGCWDLEIDGRALARHLGEPVPEDPYSYADDLLRRHPAHAEAAIAKVAEALGAGLAGLVNAHDPAVITLGGLAVPLRAAAPAAFASAYEDNLMTFRRSAPPPVLEAAHPTDGVLRGAGALGIDHLTSEPALTAWEAARG